AAACGTTATCCATCCAGCAGTGTTAGTACAGATCCTAACTTAAATATACAGCAATCACAGATGACAGCTGAACATTTTACAGCTAAGGAAACCGTTCTCACCAAAGTCCAGGTGCTGGTGAACATCATCATGAACAGAGTACGGAGCTGAAGACCTCACCAGAGAATGGCCGTCCCTGATGTAACGGTGGAACTTGCTACCTGGAAGCAGCGTCTCTGCAACccttaatacaaaaaaaaaaaaaaacgaccacAGCCTGAATATCTACAAATCCACTCCTAATTGATGACATATAATCAGATTCAATTCCAGGTTTTTAAGAAACGTAATGCTTTGTGTGCAAAACAGATATAACTCTAAGTATGTTAAATTTACTCCATGACTGCTGCCAGTAAGTAAAACTTGGCCTAGATTTACGAATTTCAAAAGACTGCAGCACAAAGTTTGATTTTAACCAATAACCACAAAAAGAGGAACAGTATCATGAGATAAGTGTATGGGCTTTTTATGGTTTGCAAACAGAGGGAACTTGAGCAATACACTACATTCTGTGTCTAAACTGTGTCAAGAGCAAGTAAAAAGTACTGTTGGGTATGCAGAACAaatgttgcttaaaaaaagatATGCTTACTCTGCAGTCATTGTGCATTGTAAAAAGTCCCTAGTGCGTACAGTCAGGCAGTTACTAATGCCATGGCTCTGCAGCCAGTGATGCACCACTTTTTGAGTCTGTTCAGACGGACGCACAAGGGAGGATACTTCCTCCAGGGTAAGGTGTTTACCTGTGAAGGACAAAACAGACCTCTGTCACGCTGATGTACTATAAAAAGGGGTTTGcctcaaaagttgttttttttaaactgtcaagCCAGAGCATTTAAGTTCATATTCCTTATGATAAGCTTCACGGTATGAAGGACAGAATTAGAAACAAGTGACCACACAAACACCATTGAGCATCTTAGTTAACCAAGTGTATGCTGATTTTTTTAGACCCTAAATGTGTTTGGTCACTTCAAGACCACCGGCAATTATCAGACATAGCTCTACCATATTGTGCTGAGTCAGGGTCCGACACCAGGGTGAGTATTTCCTCCAGCAGGTCAgcgttttgctgcttcagggcGAAGGTCAGCTCCAGCTCCTCTGTGGGATCCACCCGACCCACATGAGTCCAGTCATCTGGTATCCTGAGAAAACAGTTTCTTTCACTAAAGGTGGCTTCAATTTACTCAACACTGTGAAACTGAATATATAGCTGCTAATCAACCTGATGACATTGTTGTGATTCTACAGTTAACTAAACCTTTATTCAAACATTCAGAAACATTACAGTAATTTGACCATTTTTGACCAACCCAGTGTCAATTCTTTTTCCTAAATTTGTGCAATTCTGTTCTGCAGTTTATGAGGAAATTTACACGGTTTTCAAATACTCACAAAACAGCCACAAATTAACGGGAAGACATCACACATCCAAGAAATCAAAACTGTTCAGCGTGGTCAAATCTGAATCGGATTTTTGCACTTAATTTAGTGCCACACTTGGAAACAAAAAAGTCTCCAAAGTATTAGTTTCCTCAAAAAAACTCACATACTTGGTGCAATGATAATAGGTGCAAATCACTGGACAATTTCCCAGACAAAGAACCCACCCTCCATATCCGAGAATATTGTAAGGATTTTgccttttataattttatttggGCTAGCTAGGTAATTGCTGCACATTTGGGCTGTCAAGACTGGTCTGTGTCTATAAAAAAGTCAATAAGGTTTAACTTTCAAATTCTGCAAAAAAGGGTTTAAACAAGGTGCGGGACaaacatgatttattaaaaaggaCAGAGATAAGGAAATGACTCTTAAAGTGGATTTGCTCACATGACATCTTGGTCATATTCCAGATATCCACTCCAGACCAATGAACTGAATAACAAGGGGATGGAGAAGGTCACCCTGgtgaaagaagaaacaaaatatttcataactGTAGCCGGAAAAACCTCCTCGCAAGGGTAAGGGTGACAAAGGTaacaaaaagtgtcaatgtgaCTTTGCTTCGTGTGTATTACACGCATTTATTAACACGCtcaatacaaacataataaacTGTTCGCTTACTATTCATTTATAACAAAAAGACACGTTTTTATTTAGCGTTAACCTTATGTGAACATTACTGCTGTGTTAGCtgacagctagctagttatCTATCTGGGTCAGCACAACCGGTAGGCTAATAACAAATAACACAAGGTGCGCCGCATTACAAGTCACGTTAAAAAGAGTTAGCGTCATCTGACTCTTTTCTTTCCAAGTTATCGCTATGATAAAATACATAACTATGAACTTATTTAAAGCACTCACAGTGTGTTCATCGTGTCCTCGGCTGGTACAGTTGACTAAACTCAGCTATGGACAGACGGTTAGACTCAGCACTCACGTGACATGCTTTCACGTGATTTTGTTATTcacttccctttttttcctggTGCATTTAAATTCATCCAGACACGTTCagacaactttattttttatatttaacatttgaatGCAGTATAAAGTCAGTAGCAGTCATCCCCGCTCTGACATTTTTGGCTTTATTGGGTAAATGTGGAAGGCATAGATCGACATAGATCCACGCTCCATGTTGTGTATCTGAGTCAGATCTCTGAGCTTCCACAAACTGGTCGCTGGTTATCCGTGTGTACATCAGAGCAGTCAGAGGGACTTTTACCGGTTGACCGCTTCCACCAAACCTAAAGGAAGGTTGGGTCAAATTAAGTAGCCTACTGGTTCTCCACTGTGTTGGGGGTTCCCAACCTATGTGATCTCTGGCCTTCACTATTAGCacggaaaaaaatatatagcctATTTGCTAacattaagttaaaaaaactaTCACAAGATTTTTTCTATTCTACCCATTCACATTATATATAAAttcaagcactttaaatgtgtagatttttttcactttaatttcACAAACTTTCAAGGATTTCAAGGCCTGTGGGAACCATgacaaatgtttattaaaaGAATGTTACAAGTGACTTTTGGGACTAGGACTTAGGGTACATACTGGAACACAGCAGCATATTAACATGTTGCATATGTTGCATATtataaaaaattgtaaaaaaaattgccaACTATTGAAACATAACAGGCCACACTGTCTAAACACAAACTGTTACACATTACAGGTTATGAAGCTTCAAATCAGATACTCAGACCATAGTGTTTGTTTCACACTGAAGATATCAAATCCagagtttgttttaaaaaatccaaaaacataTCTTACATGTGAaagatgttttattgttaacatTTGATGAGTTCAACAAGAAAAAAGTCCCATCTCTCCTATTTGTCATTGATTTGAATTCATGTGaacaaatttagattttttaaaaaacatgagCTCCAATCAGTCGTTGTCTGAGAAGTAAAAATCCTCTTCCTCGCTTTCAGAAAGCGTGCCATTGTTTCCTGGGAACATCTCCCAAACAACAAAGGTGTCATTTTctagtgaaaaagaaaagaaacagattGTGTTACAATTGAGGTGTAGAAATAACGGTTTCCAGCTTTCAATTACagcttttgaaatgttttcaacTAATTCCTGAAAGTATAACAGCAACATACAGTAgtggacacattttttttttttttctacagccTTAATGTTGAATATCAAGTTGAACAGCTCTACCTGTGTTAATAAAATACGAGCATTACAGACTTCAATTTAGTATTAGCTAGGggtattgttttgtattttagggtttttattattttgtcccTCCCCTGCACATTTGTCAGGAATCCTACCTGTGTTACCACATCTTCTCATTGTTTGTTTAGTTGATGGTGTGGGTGTAAagctctgaaaaaaaaataagagttaAATGGTTATTTTTCTAATAAAGAATTCTAATATATATGTTTTAAGATAATAATCTAAAAAATGAACCCTTATGAATAAGTACCTTTGAAGAAGGAGCGTGTTTGCAGACattaaactgattttttttcatcctcttcTGGAGTTGATAGACATACTTGTCATCATTGGTCCTTTGTAATCAAGAAAGCGGTAGGTCAGGTCATTTTACTGGAGTCAATTCTTACAAGCCAGAAGGCATAAGTCAACGTCATTCACCTGTTTGGAGAACCCATCATGCCCGGAGTGATATGCAGACACTGAGGAGTCTTCACTTCTGGGAAAACTTTTGACATGGGGGTCAGTGGCTCCATGTCAGATAATGTGAAGTCGTGGTCACTCGGACATATGGAGGGCATCTATTCATTAAGATAGGTACGAGAGGAACAGTTATCActcatttttgtgtgtataatCATAACATCTCTTATTTTgattcaaaatacaaaaacagaaagaaacaaacCTCAAAGCGCTTATTCTGCATGGCAGCAGAGCTGAAAACGTCCTCAACATCTTCTCTGGGCATGGTATCCAGAAACTGACGCACCTGCTGCTTTCTCTTTAAGGTTCCCACTCGGGCAGATATCACCGGATGATCTGTAACTAGACATAAATTATAGCttttcagatctctgcagttaAACGTGCCCTCTCTtttgcaaaaaacatttgaataattTTGGTTCTCAAAGAaggtttaagaaaaaaaaatgctaatacaGCAAACGTACAATATAACGCAATACAATTCTATAGCACCATAGTAACACTACCTTTGTAAAGATTACTTCTTTGTCGGAAAAAACGATCATTCACTCTAAAGTAAAGTTTGCGTTGTTGGATTGAATTGTGCTAAATTGTAATGAGTTTGTGCTTTTTTGTCCACTCCACTGGCACTTTTATTAATTCATCTGGACTTCTGCTCAATATCATGTGTTTGGCCTAAACCCTtttataaattaggtttattaattttttttaaattacagccACATTTATGGGGAACTCCACCAATTTTACACACCAAAAGTGTGTTGACAGGTTTTGGAGAGTACTACTGcaaaactactactacaacaaTCTTGTGGCTAAAGACGGAGCTGAACACCGCCTGACAAACTGCCTCCAGTGATGTCACCTGAGTCAAATCTGGGGATGTGGCATTAGATAGCAGTGAACTTCCATCCCAAACCAAAACCTCTCTACCTGGATCTTTTGGTGCCTCCaccttttccttttgtttttttttggctctcTTAGCCGGAGTCTGGGAGGTTCCCAGCGATGTATGCTGGGAGTGGCACTCTTCTGCAGAACGCGTTCCAACCACCCTCGCCACCTTTTCCCAGAAACCTGCCAAGTGCTTCGGATAATAAGAAACAGCCCTgggaaacacaaacatgcacatatgCATCAGTGAGCCGTGAGGTTTTTCTTAATACAGTATGTAAGTCTAATTCTGCATAATTCTACTTTCTCATTCTGTAGGCCTACAAAACTTACTCTTGTAGCTTCATAAGCTCTGCCTCTGTCCACTTGTCTGCATCTTGCTCTTGTGAAATCGCTGCATTGCCTTGGTTTGCCTTGGGTTTCTTGTTGGATTGTGTCAACTTAGGCAAAGGCTTTGCAGGTGATGTTGAATTGGTACATTtgctttgtttattgttttgttttgttactctGGTTCTCTTCCTCATTTCATTTTCACTCTCCTCAGAGGCGTTTGGTGAATCACTTGATGGAAACATGTGGCTTGGTTGTGACTTGTTAAGAACTCTCTTGCCTCTCTTCCTGTGCGCTTCTCTTCCGGTCTTCTTTCTCCCAATGACCTGTTCATCTGATGATGCTGTATCATTAACAGATTCTGTGGATGCTTGGACAGCCTGTTTTCTGCCAAAGACTCTCAGTGAAGTCCCTGTGGGGTTTTCGGTTTGCTGTTTTGACCTCTTTGTTGAAGACTTTTCACTTTCACTTAGCTTTTGAGGGACATTTTCCACATACAATGTTTGCACTGTAGCTGGACGCCTTCGGCTGGACCTGGTTGGTCTGCCAGACCACTCTTCAGGGCTGTCATGCGTCTGTTGTTTTGACCTCCTTGTTGAAGACTTTAAGGATTTACTTTGCTTTTGAGGGACATTGTCCACATACAATGTTTGCACTGTAGCTACACGCCTTCGGATGGACCTTGTTTGTCTGCCAGACCACTCTTCAGGGCTGCTAAGCGTTTCTACAGGGGCTTCAGGGGAATAAGATGGCTTCTCTTCAGGCTCAATATTGGCTCTGTTGCATTTGCGGACTGGAGCCTTGACCCTTCTCAATGGTACTGATGCCTCTACGTCCCTGGGTGATTCACATTGCTGAAGACCTGCAAACACAGATGACAGTTTGTCTGCATGCAATTCATAACTTATCTCACAATACTAAAACTAAAGCTCTGTTATCTCTACCTTCACTGCAGGGCAGGAACACACGGGCAGGTTTCTGTGATGCCCTCATAGACACCGTTGTAGTGACCTCCAGTGAGATTTAGAAATTAGAAAAGGTCACATTGATCTATATCAATTATTATATCAGTTGTTTGTACAtactcaaaaaaatatatattctgGATTATTATGTAATTTATGAGTTCAATTGCAGGTGCTTACAGGGATGCAGATGGATGTATCATAACCTTCATGGATGGTAACATTCATGTGTGCGTCCAGAATAACTCTCCCTCCTTTCCAATACTCCAGAGGTGGCTTGATCGTGCGACCACTTCGGGATACTTTTGAAGAAAGCAAGGCAGGTGGGCAGGAATTACCTGGAGAAGtggagaaaataaatgtaatataaattGATCAATGCATTACCCAAAGATTAAAAGTGCCAATGTTGGGATAATAACCTGAGATTGTATTTTTAGCCATACTAGCAGCTCTAGAGATGGTAATGTTCTGTCTGTCGgtcgaaaaatgtaactaactattggatggattctttggtacagacattcatggtccgcAGAGGATGAATCCCAATAACTGATGGCATGTGCATTGCCATCAAATCAAAATTGTCCAAAACTTACAcgtacctgcaaaactaatggcaTTCCCAACCacttcagctgtactttgtgttttgtgctgaTTTTAGCATGCAAACATATTAAGCTAAAATGGTAAACACGCTAACAAACTGCTTGGCATCGACAGACTGTTTAAAAGAAGTGGACGTAGCCACcatgacgtcacccattggtttgtgggcACTTGATGTGCATCCcaggtttttaaaaattgcATCACCGgctcctccacttgcctcccttTCTCGCGTTAGTCCGTCCCACCGAGGAAGGATGGGAGAGACGCAAGGAAATCACGGGAGGAAAGAGGACACAAAGGATGAGACATCCTTTCCTCTAAAGTGTCACATGAATTTGTCGCTGTATGGGCGGAGTTAGCGGCGGCTTAGTATAGGAAGGGTGTTGTCATGTATCCTCGGTCAAAGCTCCAGGCAGGTTATGCCTTAGCCCATCCCTCTAGACCATCTTTTCTAGCATCACCAATCagtaatttacatttacaaaaacaggCTTAAAACTAAATTAGCAACCAACTCCTTAAAGTGTCTTTAGTAAAAAACAATTGCTGAACAAGAAATGTTAAGTTGACCaaaatgttacagtaaaacACACTGTGAAAGGCAGGGTCAAACTTGTATGGCTATTTAAATATACAGTGCCGTGGATACATTGATAAGCCTCTATCTTGTTTGACAGGTTGCTATGGTAGCAACTTGTCAATCACAAAGATGGCACGACCTAAAGCGTACCCTGCT
Above is a genomic segment from Etheostoma spectabile isolate EspeVRDwgs_2016 chromosome 20, UIUC_Espe_1.0, whole genome shotgun sequence containing:
- the mis18bp1 gene encoding mis18-binding protein 1 isoform X2, translated to MASYHHVLLQTNKRFESPAKVFAKLKSKVEREICSKEGTFTSDDPLCNFNVSNLTEKHGAVFKSPKKGAESTWIAEQHKENQRYGSYRNQAQALTLSPITSPQKTLGYLYSDISSDHVEEMPPGTITGHGCTPRKRTFLESTAVSCPSSRVNKTQMHTKPPQIRDSGGFEVTSRTPVKLQPVESGRASSELDDGCAPLDKLMFPAYMLSPTRKRLKRKWEPQDFMKVSSSTKEDSNGSISQPQQRKTSSAASEDKGTCIENVANIRGISDDPSDMNQFTHNSVFSSLRPIAMKRCNVYVECIPPMSPAKMFAYMKAREMKTEQHEVSKVSGNSMDPFGGNFRQSRDTPPSTAHNMGEMGDIAFSSVPESVVPVKWSRVQPANCQADTDPPEDVLSPAVSPQPVLLEDPLVLNTPRISIPKKQEAVFKRKKCPQRTKFPSEGVIYLQNWFLRKNSHGLFVDGTHQAENTQWHSNLIVERVSSSVVKTVSGSVYVLVGKMNMKVDSDFPKWLLKKFASGFPPDWKALYERFLSESRDDPSRETKRTSKGRSLFSETKSETPSNIHAVKRHRQKSLKTCNSCPPALLSSKVSRSGRTIKPPLEYWKGGRVILDAHMNVTIHEGYDTSICIPVTTTVSMRASQKPARVFLPCSEGLQQCESPRDVEASVPLRRVKAPVRKCNRANIEPEEKPSYSPEAPVETLSSPEEWSGRQTRSIRRRVATVQTLYVDNVPQKQSKSLKSSTRRSKQQTHDSPEEWSGRPTRSSRRRPATVQTLYVENVPQKLSESEKSSTKRSKQQTENPTGTSLRVFGRKQAVQASTESVNDTASSDEQVIGRKKTGREAHRKRGKRVLNKSQPSHMFPSSDSPNASEESENEMRKRTRVTKQNNKQSKCTNSTSPAKPLPKLTQSNKKPKANQGNAAISQEQDADKWTEAELMKLQEAVSYYPKHLAGFWEKVARVVGTRSAEECHSQHTSLGTSQTPAKRAKKKQKEKVEAPKDPDHPVISARVGTLKRKQQVRQFLDTMPREDVEDVFSSAAMQNKRFEMPSICPSDHDFTLSDMEPLTPMSKVFPEVKTPQCLHITPGMMGSPNRTNDDKYVYQLQKRMKKNQFNVCKHAPSSKSFTPTPSTKQTMRRCGNTENDTFVVWEMFPGNNGTLSESEEEDFYFSDND
- the mis18bp1 gene encoding mis18-binding protein 1 isoform X1, with the translated sequence MASYHHVLLQTNKRFESPAKVFAKLKSKVEREICSKEGTFTSDDPLCNFNVSNLTEKHGAVFKSPKKGAESTWIAEQHKENQRYGSYRNQAQALTLSPITSPQKTLGYLYSDISSDHVEEMPPGTITGHGCTPRKRTFLESTAVSCPSSRVNKTQMHTKPPQIRDSGGFEVTSRTPVKLQPVESGRASSELDDGCAPLDKLMFPAYMLSPTRKRLKRKWEPQDFMKVSSSTKEDSNGSISQPQQRKTSSAASEDKGTCIENVANIRGISDDPSDMNQFTHNSVFSSLRPIAMKRCNVYVECIPPMSPAKMFAYMKAREMKTEQHEVSKVSGNSMDPFGGNFRQSRDTPPSTAHNMGEMGDIAFSSVPESVVPVKWSRVQPANCQADTDPPEDVLSPAVSPQPVLLEDPLVLNTPRISIPKKQEAVFKRKKCPQRTKFPSEGVIYLQNWFLRKNSHGLFVDGTHQAENTQWHSNLIVERVSSSVVKTVSGSVYVLVGKMNMKVDSDFPKWLLKKFASGFPPDWKALYERFLSESRDDPSRETKRTSKGRSLFSETKSETPSNIHAVKRHRQKSLKTCNSCPPALLSSKVSRSGRTIKPPLEYWKGGRVILDAHMNVTIHEGYDTSICIPVTTTVSMRASQKPARVFLPCSEGLQQCESPRDVEASVPLRRVKAPVRKCNRANIEPEEKPSYSPEAPVETLSSPEEWSGRQTRSIRRRVATVQTLYVDNVPQKQSKSLKSSTRRSKQQTHDSPEEWSGRPTRSSRRRPATVQTLYVENVPQKLSESEKSSTKRSKQQTENPTGTSLRVFGRKQAVQASTESVNDTASSDEQVIGRKKTGREAHRKRGKRVLNKSQPSHMFPSSDSPNASEESENEMRKRTRVTKQNNKQSKCTNSTSPAKPLPKLTQSNKKPKANQGNAAISQEQDADKWTEAELMKLQEAVSYYPKHLAGFWEKVARVVGTRSAEECHSQHTSLGTSQTPAKRAKKKQKEKVEAPKDPVTDHPVISARVGTLKRKQQVRQFLDTMPREDVEDVFSSAAMQNKRFEMPSICPSDHDFTLSDMEPLTPMSKVFPEVKTPQCLHITPGMMGSPNRTNDDKYVYQLQKRMKKNQFNVCKHAPSSKSFTPTPSTKQTMRRCGNTENDTFVVWEMFPGNNGTLSESEEEDFYFSDND
- the mis18bp1 gene encoding mis18-binding protein 1 isoform X3 — encoded protein: MASYHHVLLQTNKRFESPAKVFAKLKSKVEREICSKEGTFTSDDPLCNFNVSNLTEKHGAVFKSPKKGAESTWIAEQHKENQRYGSYRNQAQALTLSPITSPQKTLGYLYSDISSDHVEEMPPGTITGHGCTPRKRTFLESTAVSCPSSRVNKTQMHTKPPQIRDSGGFEVTSRTPVKLQPVESGRASSELDDGCAPLDKLMFPAYMLSPTRKRLKRKWEPQDFMKVSSSTKEDSNGSISQPQQRKTSSAASEDKGTCIENVANIRGISDDPSDMNQFTHNSVFSSLRPIAMKRCNVYVECIPPMSPAKMFAYMKAREMKTEQHEVSKVSGNSMDPFGGNFRQSRDTPPSTAHNMGEMGDCQADTDPPEDVLSPAVSPQPVLLEDPLVLNTPRISIPKKQEAVFKRKKCPQRTKFPSEGVIYLQNWFLRKNSHGLFVDGTHQAENTQWHSNLIVERVSSSVVKTVSGSVYVLVGKMNMKVDSDFPKWLLKKFASGFPPDWKALYERFLSESRDDPSRETKRTSKGRSLFSETKSETPSNIHAVKRHRQKSLKTCNSCPPALLSSKVSRSGRTIKPPLEYWKGGRVILDAHMNVTIHEGYDTSICIPVTTTVSMRASQKPARVFLPCSEGLQQCESPRDVEASVPLRRVKAPVRKCNRANIEPEEKPSYSPEAPVETLSSPEEWSGRQTRSIRRRVATVQTLYVDNVPQKQSKSLKSSTRRSKQQTHDSPEEWSGRPTRSSRRRPATVQTLYVENVPQKLSESEKSSTKRSKQQTENPTGTSLRVFGRKQAVQASTESVNDTASSDEQVIGRKKTGREAHRKRGKRVLNKSQPSHMFPSSDSPNASEESENEMRKRTRVTKQNNKQSKCTNSTSPAKPLPKLTQSNKKPKANQGNAAISQEQDADKWTEAELMKLQEAVSYYPKHLAGFWEKVARVVGTRSAEECHSQHTSLGTSQTPAKRAKKKQKEKVEAPKDPVTDHPVISARVGTLKRKQQVRQFLDTMPREDVEDVFSSAAMQNKRFEMPSICPSDHDFTLSDMEPLTPMSKVFPEVKTPQCLHITPGMMGSPNRTNDDKYVYQLQKRMKKNQFNVCKHAPSSKSFTPTPSTKQTMRRCGNTENDTFVVWEMFPGNNGTLSESEEEDFYFSDND